A stretch of Pseudobdellovibrionaceae bacterium DNA encodes these proteins:
- a CDS encoding type II secretion system F family protein, with translation MLNPDVILYMAMGLSFVSVYFVTQALLTNNTDKQILSWANGSEPQKSSSALINWSRPLVHQFTLQHAARVKSPSYRKKLERLIMTAGLSRELNVDEFIGLKIFWGFGLPGFLIVFNFAFGLGIGWPVFVVAIALGWQFPDMYAKSQKKKRELSARADLPFFADLLALSTEAGLDFISAMQRIVDKAEGSVLGDELGIVLKDIKLGASRMDALRGLAKRLDIPEIMSFVAVLVDADATGASISQVLKDQSVQIRLERFVRAEKAGARASQLMLIPLIFFILPAVFIVVFGPVIVNFTRGTF, from the coding sequence ATGTTAAACCCAGATGTGATTCTCTACATGGCCATGGGACTGAGTTTCGTGTCGGTGTACTTCGTCACGCAGGCTTTGCTGACGAACAACACCGATAAGCAAATTCTGTCTTGGGCGAATGGCAGTGAGCCGCAGAAGTCCTCGTCGGCACTGATCAATTGGTCGCGTCCGTTGGTTCACCAATTCACATTGCAGCACGCCGCGCGCGTGAAGAGCCCCTCGTATCGCAAGAAGCTTGAACGCCTGATCATGACCGCGGGCTTGTCGCGCGAATTGAACGTCGATGAGTTCATCGGCCTGAAAATTTTCTGGGGCTTCGGTTTGCCGGGATTCCTGATCGTGTTCAACTTCGCCTTCGGATTGGGCATCGGCTGGCCGGTCTTCGTGGTCGCGATCGCGCTGGGCTGGCAGTTCCCGGATATGTACGCGAAGAGCCAGAAGAAAAAACGCGAGCTTTCGGCTCGCGCGGATCTGCCTTTCTTCGCGGACCTCTTGGCGTTGTCGACCGAGGCCGGACTTGATTTCATCTCGGCGATGCAGCGGATCGTGGACAAGGCCGAAGGCAGCGTCCTCGGCGACGAGCTGGGCATCGTGCTGAAAGATATCAAACTCGGTGCTTCGCGGATGGACGCCCTTCGCGGATTGGCGAAGCGCCTGGACATTCCCGAGATCATGAGCTTCGTCGCGGTCCTGGTCGACGCCGACGCGACGGGCGCCAGCATCTCGCAAGTTTTGAAAGACCAATCGGTGCAAATCCGTCTGGAGCGTTTCGTCCGCGCCGAGAAGGCCGGGGCCCGCGCTTCGCAGCTGATGTTGATCCCGCTGATCTTTTTCATCTTGCCGGCGGTCTTCATCGTCGTCTTCGGTCCGGTCATCGTGAACTTCACGCGGGGGACGTTCTAA
- a CDS encoding MFS transporter: MGLFNNPASLMGDQNKSELKVIFLTVFLYLVGFGVIIPLLPMLSRDLGATSFELGLLMAIYSLNQFLFSPFWGALSDRVGRRRVLLTCLGLEVFCYIIFAFARSVEMLIVARGLAGFFGASLSTASAAVSDVTSEKERSKGMALIGAAFGLGFIFGPALGGGLSLWGSKISSEPYFASTFTLLGVAVLCLVNFLMALRYLKETRVPAELEATARDERPGWRRGLLALIDKVGAMRTALGKPVIGTLVLSFALASIAMSTMESTLALYVADHFGWGLFEISLGFVYIGVLATVMQGYLVRKLLPRYGEKLLLRVGLFLLALSLGLIGVADELWILGVAMTILPFGQGLVNPSVLGSVSLLAGKHEQGRILGTAQGFSALGRIVGPLVGGWSYARLSHSAPYYIAAATALVACVLIVALGSRVPSTGKADA, from the coding sequence ATGGGATTGTTTAATAATCCTGCAAGCCTCATGGGTGATCAAAACAAATCCGAACTCAAGGTCATCTTTCTGACCGTCTTTTTGTACCTGGTCGGTTTTGGCGTCATTATTCCGCTTTTGCCCATGCTGAGCCGCGACCTTGGTGCCACTTCTTTCGAGCTGGGATTGCTGATGGCGATCTACAGTTTGAATCAGTTTTTGTTCTCGCCCTTCTGGGGTGCGCTGTCGGATCGCGTGGGGCGTCGACGCGTCCTGCTGACCTGTCTGGGACTTGAGGTCTTCTGCTACATCATCTTCGCGTTCGCGCGCAGCGTGGAAATGCTGATCGTCGCGCGCGGACTCGCGGGTTTTTTCGGCGCGAGCCTTTCCACCGCTTCGGCCGCAGTGTCCGACGTGACCAGCGAGAAGGAGCGATCGAAAGGCATGGCGCTGATCGGCGCGGCTTTCGGTTTGGGTTTCATCTTCGGACCGGCTCTTGGCGGAGGATTGTCGCTCTGGGGTTCGAAGATTTCGAGCGAGCCCTATTTCGCCTCGACCTTCACGCTTTTAGGCGTGGCGGTTTTGTGTTTGGTCAATTTTTTGATGGCTTTACGTTACTTGAAAGAAACGCGAGTTCCGGCCGAGCTTGAGGCCACCGCGCGGGATGAGCGTCCCGGCTGGCGTCGTGGATTACTGGCGCTGATCGACAAAGTCGGGGCGATGCGGACCGCGCTCGGCAAGCCCGTGATCGGGACTTTGGTCTTGAGTTTCGCACTGGCGTCGATCGCGATGTCCACCATGGAATCCACGCTCGCGCTCTACGTGGCGGATCATTTCGGGTGGGGGCTTTTTGAAATCAGTCTGGGCTTCGTTTACATCGGCGTGCTCGCGACGGTGATGCAAGGTTATCTGGTGCGCAAACTGCTTCCCCGTTACGGCGAAAAGCTGCTCTTGCGCGTCGGACTTTTCTTGCTCGCTTTGAGTTTAGGATTGATCGGTGTCGCGGACGAGCTTTGGATTCTGGGTGTCGCGATGACGATCTTGCCTTTCGGTCAGGGCCTCGTGAATCCGTCGGTTCTGGGGAGCGTCAGTTTGCTCGCGGGTAAACACGAGCAGGGGCGCATCTTGGGAACCGCGCAGGGATTTTCGGCGCTCGGTCGCATCGTGGGGCCGTTGGTCGGCGGTTGGAGTTACGCGCGTCTGTCGCACTCTGCACCGTACTACATCGCGGCGGCGACGGCGCTGGTCGCGTGCGTGCTGATCGTCGCGCTCGGTTCGCGGGTGCCTTCGACGGGAAAGGCGGACGCCTAA
- a CDS encoding DUF192 domain-containing protein: MAKLLRADNQQLLIPNLRVADSFATRLRGLLGTRELPVGEALWIHQCNSIHTFFMRYPIDCVFLDRDMVVKSIKSDVRPGRIVWPQWGATTVVEMKSGVAVGTLGLRKGEKLHVGA, from the coding sequence ATGGCGAAGCTCTTGCGTGCGGATAACCAGCAACTTTTGATCCCGAACTTGCGGGTCGCGGATTCGTTCGCGACGCGGTTGCGTGGTTTGTTGGGTACGCGGGAGTTGCCCGTCGGTGAAGCGTTGTGGATTCATCAGTGCAATTCGATTCATACCTTCTTCATGCGCTATCCGATCGATTGCGTTTTCTTGGATCGCGACATGGTCGTGAAAAGTATCAAAAGCGACGTGCGTCCGGGACGTATCGTCTGGCCGCAGTGGGGAGCCACCACCGTGGTCGAAATGAAGTCGGGAGTTGCGGTCGGAACATTGGGACTTCGGAAAGGGGAAAAACTGCATGTGGGCGCTTAG
- a CDS encoding DivIVA domain-containing protein, producing MKLTPIDIRHRQFGRSMFGLNEEEVIEFLQIVATEMEALVLERNQLREAVREKEIAFAETRERDRLLQSTIQTASQMSERLRVDAEREAKLIIADAQQKAEIITRDSRDSLKKIYGEISDLKRARLQFEANLKGLVQAHLTILEQGEKTQPAFGLPRASIDETKITEISPLSAG from the coding sequence ATGAAACTGACGCCGATCGACATCCGTCATCGCCAATTCGGTCGCAGCATGTTCGGACTGAACGAAGAAGAAGTGATCGAATTCCTGCAAATCGTCGCCACGGAAATGGAAGCCCTGGTCCTCGAACGCAACCAACTGCGTGAGGCCGTTCGCGAAAAAGAAATCGCCTTCGCCGAAACCCGCGAGCGCGATCGTCTGTTGCAATCGACCATCCAAACCGCATCGCAAATGTCCGAGCGCTTGCGCGTAGACGCCGAGCGCGAAGCGAAACTCATCATCGCCGACGCCCAACAGAAAGCCGAAATCATCACCCGTGACTCACGTGACTCGCTGAAGAAGATCTACGGCGAAATCTCGGATCTGAAACGCGCGCGCCTGCAGTTCGAAGCAAACCTCAAGGGCCTGGTCCAAGCGCACCTCACGATCCTCGAGCAGGGCGAAAAGACTCAACCCGCCTTCGGCCTCCCCCGCGCGAGCATCGACGAAACCAAGATCACCGAAATCTCGCCTCTGTCCGCCGGGTAA
- a CDS encoding rhodanese-like domain-containing protein, giving the protein MPLGLFQFLNLLRQRVHFFVFAWASFDGLDIKGMEKMHLDHIVVPMTGEPDLGALKTSMRELKLEPAAPILLIDGDGVRAREIAQALDEESYINVFYALDGVSGFLSEKQASLQ; this is encoded by the coding sequence ATGCCTCTCGGACTTTTTCAGTTTTTGAATCTGCTTCGTCAGCGCGTTCACTTTTTCGTTTTCGCCTGGGCGTCTTTCGATGGCTTGGACATCAAGGGCATGGAGAAGATGCACCTCGATCACATCGTGGTCCCGATGACCGGCGAGCCCGACCTCGGCGCGTTGAAAACAAGCATGCGTGAGTTGAAACTCGAACCTGCGGCGCCGATTTTACTGATCGATGGCGACGGTGTTCGTGCGCGTGAGATCGCGCAGGCCCTGGACGAAGAAAGTTACATCAATGTGTTCTACGCCCTCGACGGCGTGAGCGGTTTCCTCTCGGAAAAACAAGCGTCCTTGCAATAA
- a CDS encoding FHA domain-containing protein, which produces MWALRILNGPQAGQIFPLEPGKLKLGRAQSCQIQLNAAGISKEHFEVSVLPDKVLITDLRSSNGTFLNGVRIQGGFLNIGDKVMVNQVILDVVLMQERPQGQTLRPVDSNLPVPMGSGVPQIGGQPPGGMVPGTPMGQDGFGHYNNGVVPSPVVHRPPASFGGFLEYKSYQFNEYMDTTVLPGVYKLPQTFEFRFVLMGFVGVFILAVTLLSMIPLYQVTSESVNIESQRRALTVARALSEINQRVLRSGDFSGFRTDMVMKEEGIEDAYVVAADGKILAPPERVGLTPKEAGFMSKIKRSTQEMTDSSLDGRVVASVPVVAFDAELQQNVAKAYAVIVYNPGNLTFDDQRAFSLFVQVFTLAIIVGAALFFFLYKMIQYPYARLHMALDEAMRDGNDQIQIEFQFAALQNLMTSINSLLARVAAGNQNEHMSVGKGSRDGEIANLMQLIGYPSILISREGMIARVSPTFSQLTQIAEERLVGAKINDIPDPAMQQNFNHLMSQSQMNMSSISSDTLDIGGHNFMLNCQALANAQGDIEYFLITVTPVEGQEGAA; this is translated from the coding sequence ATGTGGGCGCTTAGAATTCTGAACGGTCCGCAAGCGGGACAGATTTTCCCGCTGGAGCCTGGAAAACTGAAGTTGGGTCGCGCGCAAAGCTGTCAGATTCAGCTGAACGCGGCGGGCATTTCGAAAGAACACTTCGAAGTGTCGGTTCTGCCGGACAAGGTGCTGATCACGGATTTGCGTTCGTCGAACGGGACATTCTTGAACGGCGTGCGCATCCAAGGTGGATTCCTGAATATCGGCGACAAAGTCATGGTGAACCAAGTCATCTTGGACGTCGTCCTTATGCAGGAACGTCCGCAGGGTCAGACTTTGCGCCCCGTGGATTCGAACTTGCCGGTTCCGATGGGTTCGGGGGTTCCGCAGATCGGTGGCCAGCCCCCGGGTGGGATGGTGCCGGGCACGCCCATGGGCCAGGACGGATTCGGACACTATAATAATGGAGTGGTTCCGAGCCCCGTCGTCCATAGACCGCCCGCGAGCTTCGGCGGTTTCCTGGAGTACAAGAGCTACCAGTTCAACGAATATATGGATACGACGGTCCTGCCCGGAGTTTACAAGCTCCCGCAGACGTTCGAGTTCCGTTTCGTTTTGATGGGTTTCGTCGGCGTGTTCATCCTGGCGGTGACGCTGCTTTCGATGATCCCGCTGTACCAAGTGACTTCCGAGAGCGTGAATATCGAAAGTCAGCGTCGCGCGCTGACGGTCGCGCGCGCGCTCAGCGAGATCAATCAACGCGTTCTGCGGAGCGGGGACTTCTCGGGTTTCCGCACCGATATGGTCATGAAGGAAGAAGGCATCGAGGACGCCTACGTCGTCGCGGCCGATGGCAAGATCTTGGCGCCGCCCGAGCGCGTGGGATTGACGCCGAAAGAAGCGGGCTTCATGAGCAAGATCAAGCGCTCGACCCAAGAGATGACGGACTCGTCATTGGACGGCCGCGTGGTGGCGTCGGTCCCCGTCGTCGCGTTCGACGCGGAACTGCAGCAAAACGTCGCGAAGGCTTACGCGGTGATCGTTTACAATCCCGGTAACCTGACGTTCGACGACCAACGTGCGTTCAGCCTGTTCGTGCAGGTTTTCACGCTGGCGATCATCGTGGGGGCGGCGCTGTTCTTCTTCCTTTATAAGATGATTCAGTATCCCTACGCGCGTCTGCACATGGCGCTCGATGAGGCGATGCGTGACGGTAACGATCAGATCCAGATCGAGTTCCAGTTCGCGGCTTTGCAAAATTTGATGACTTCGATCAACAGCCTGCTGGCCCGTGTGGCGGCGGGGAACCAGAACGAACACATGTCCGTGGGTAAAGGATCTCGCGACGGTGAGATCGCGAATCTGATGCAGTTGATCGGTTACCCGAGCATCTTGATTTCACGCGAAGGCATGATCGCGCGGGTCAGCCCGACGTTCTCGCAGTTGACGCAAATCGCGGAAGAACGTTTGGTCGGCGCGAAGATCAATGACATTCCCGATCCGGCGATGCAGCAGAACTTCAATCACCTCATGAGTCAATCGCAGATGAATATGTCGTCGATCAGCTCAGATACTTTGGACATCGGTGGACACAACTTCATGTTGAACTGTCAGGCGCTCGCGAACGCGCAGGGCGATATCGAATATTTCTTGATTACCGTCACTCCGGTTGAAGGTCAGGAGGGAGCCGCGTGA
- a CDS encoding pyrroline-5-carboxylate reductase, with translation MAFPYKVGFIGVGNMAQAMVKALVDTKTLNPTHIHASNRSPGKLQKAVENWGITAAQINEQVIDNCDIIVIAVKPQDFSSAIDPFVSSFHEKQIVVSLAAGLTLHDLQKKIPQARVVRAMPNTPSVIQRGVVGYLMSDKEKDRGLQVIVEDLLSPLGAVFQCTDEEQLEALMVSCSSGTGFVFEFMSYFHDWILERGFEEADARRMVVETFLGAAQLAAQNHDLGLEELQSRVTSKKGVTAAGLDSMREFEIERALRYSFEKAALRNRELAKSSN, from the coding sequence ATGGCCTTTCCGTACAAAGTCGGTTTCATCGGTGTAGGCAACATGGCGCAAGCGATGGTCAAGGCCCTGGTCGACACCAAAACCCTGAACCCCACGCACATTCACGCCTCGAACCGCTCTCCGGGAAAACTGCAAAAAGCCGTCGAGAACTGGGGCATCACCGCCGCGCAGATCAACGAGCAGGTCATCGACAATTGCGACATCATCGTGATCGCGGTGAAGCCCCAGGATTTCAGTTCGGCGATTGATCCCTTTGTCTCGAGCTTTCACGAAAAGCAGATCGTGGTCAGCTTGGCCGCCGGCCTGACTTTACACGACCTGCAAAAGAAAATTCCCCAAGCACGCGTCGTGCGCGCGATGCCGAATACTCCGTCCGTCATCCAGCGTGGCGTGGTCGGTTACTTGATGTCGGATAAAGAAAAAGATCGCGGTCTGCAGGTCATCGTCGAGGACCTACTCAGCCCGCTGGGCGCGGTTTTCCAATGCACCGATGAGGAGCAACTCGAAGCGCTGATGGTTTCGTGCTCGTCGGGAACAGGCTTCGTTTTCGAGTTCATGTCTTACTTCCATGATTGGATCCTCGAGCGCGGCTTCGAAGAGGCCGACGCCCGTCGCATGGTCGTGGAAACCTTTCTGGGCGCGGCCCAGCTGGCGGCGCAAAATCACGACCTAGGTCTTGAAGAGCTGCAAAGCCGGGTCACCTCGAAGAAGGGCGTCACGGCCGCAGGTCTTGATTCCATGAGGGAATTCGAAATCGAACGGGCGCTTCGCTACAGTTTCGAGAAAGCCGCCCTCCGTAACCGCGAACTTGCGAAGAGTTCCAACTAA
- a CDS encoding YggU family protein — MPFLKSTKRGWVLAVQIQPQASNNEIVGVHGDRLKIKVKAPPVDGAANEELVRFLAKRLGVRQADLEIVAGATSKQKSLALPASLDESAIRAALE, encoded by the coding sequence ATGCCCTTCCTGAAATCGACGAAACGCGGCTGGGTGCTCGCCGTGCAAATTCAGCCTCAAGCTTCCAATAATGAAATCGTGGGTGTTCACGGCGATCGGCTGAAGATCAAAGTGAAGGCTCCGCCCGTCGATGGCGCCGCGAACGAAGAGCTCGTGCGCTTTCTAGCGAAGCGTCTGGGCGTCCGCCAAGCAGACCTGGAAATCGTCGCCGGCGCGACGTCGAAGCAGAAAAGCTTGGCTCTCCCCGCGTCGCTGGACGAAAGCGCCATCCGCGCGGCTCTGGAATAA
- the maf gene encoding septum formation protein Maf has product MNSSCMYELVLASESPRRRELLTNAGFKFQVHPSKISETLEENLTVDEQILDIAVRKARASVQSLDRTQGGSRLVIAADTMVVLDERPLGKPESAADAIATLISLSGRTHLVKTSVCLLDENSKIPKSWIETTEVAFRSLSEREIQDYVKSGHPLDKAGSYGIQGGGGDFVDAVRGSYTNVVGLPMESLVGNLARWFGVTPTATPAPLPQWALRRNP; this is encoded by the coding sequence ATGAACTCGAGCTGCATGTATGAACTCGTCCTCGCCTCGGAATCTCCAAGACGTCGTGAACTGCTCACAAATGCCGGTTTCAAATTTCAGGTCCATCCCTCTAAAATATCGGAAACTCTTGAGGAAAACCTGACTGTGGATGAGCAGATTTTAGACATCGCCGTCCGGAAAGCCCGGGCTTCCGTCCAGTCGTTAGACAGGACCCAAGGTGGGTCCAGACTGGTCATCGCGGCCGATACGATGGTCGTCCTCGACGAGAGGCCATTAGGAAAGCCCGAAAGCGCCGCGGACGCGATCGCGACGCTGATTTCCCTCTCGGGCCGGACCCACTTGGTCAAGACCTCTGTCTGCCTTCTGGACGAAAATTCGAAAATTCCAAAATCTTGGATTGAGACGACCGAGGTCGCATTTCGTTCACTTTCTGAGCGCGAAATTCAGGACTACGTGAAGTCCGGACATCCCCTGGACAAGGCCGGCAGTTACGGCATTCAGGGCGGCGGCGGCGATTTCGTCGACGCGGTTCGCGGTTCTTACACGAACGTCGTCGGACTCCCGATGGAAAGTTTGGTCGGAAATCTCGCGCGGTGGTTCGGCGTCACGCCGACCGCGACGCCCGCTCCGCTGCCACAGTGGGCCTTAAGGCGGAATCCATGA
- a CDS encoding YggS family pyridoxal phosphate-dependent enzyme, translating into MSFDWSQIPAHVGVVAVSKLQPTEKIRALAAARGHVDFGENYIQEALAKIEELSAMKLRWHLIGSLQSNKVKFLKSNFSLIHSVDSLKLAEKISQSALAESRRQPVLFQVNVGGEDSKSGFGRADFESAWSELRRLAGLEIRGLMTMPPLQNDAETNRPLFRELAELGRQIQRDAVEANQLSMGTSADFRVAIEEGATWVRLGSILFGERSRAAQ; encoded by the coding sequence ATGAGTTTCGACTGGTCGCAAATTCCCGCGCACGTCGGCGTCGTCGCCGTTTCGAAATTGCAGCCGACGGAAAAAATTCGCGCGCTCGCGGCGGCACGTGGCCATGTCGACTTCGGCGAAAACTACATCCAAGAAGCACTGGCAAAAATCGAAGAGCTCTCGGCAATGAAACTCCGCTGGCATCTGATCGGCTCATTGCAGTCGAACAAAGTGAAATTCTTGAAGTCGAACTTTTCACTGATTCATTCGGTCGACTCACTGAAATTGGCGGAAAAAATCTCTCAATCCGCGCTGGCGGAATCCCGACGCCAACCCGTTCTTTTCCAAGTCAACGTGGGCGGAGAAGACTCCAAATCCGGATTCGGCCGCGCGGATTTCGAGAGCGCGTGGTCCGAGTTGCGCCGTCTGGCGGGACTCGAAATTCGCGGTCTGATGACGATGCCTCCTCTCCAAAACGACGCCGAAACCAATCGCCCGCTTTTTCGGGAACTCGCGGAGTTGGGCCGACAGATCCAGCGCGATGCCGTCGAGGCGAATCAGCTCTCCATGGGCACCAGCGCGGATTTCCGGGTGGCGATCGAAGAAGGGGCGACCTGGGTTCGTTTGGGCTCGATCCTTTTCGGCGAGCGCTCTCGCGCCGCGCAGTGA